AATGCGTGGATGTTGAATCATTTTTGTTCCTCCTATTCTTCTACACTTCACGAACCGTTCCGTCAGGATTGTATTTCTTGTATCCTGGGTGGCGTCCCGTAACTTTGTAGTTTTCGCGCATCTTGAACATTTGCTCTAATTTTTCTCTTGAGATTTCTTTTTCTTCAATGCCTTTTGTTAGTAATAACATTCTTCCGTGGAATGTTGATTTAGCCACGAGTTCTAATGTTTCCATTCTGTAGTATGCTGTAATGACATCACTACCCACTGTTAATGCACCATGGTTTTCAAGTAACATCACATCGTGTTCTTGTAAGTATGGTGTAATCGCATCTGGAACCTCCATTGTTGAAGGAACCCCGAATGGTGTAATTGGAATTGAACCGATAACAATCGCACTTTCAATTAGTGAATAAGTATCTAATGGAATATGTGCTAATGTAAATCCAGTTGCAATTGGTGGATGAGCATGAACAACAGATCTCACATCGTCACGTTCTTCATAACAGCGAATATGCATTTTAATTTCGCTTGAAGGACGATAGCCTTCGTTGGCTTCAATTACTTCCCCTTTCATATTTAATTTAACGAGTTTTTCAGGAGTGATAAAACTCTTACTGATACCTGTTGGTGTTGCGATGATGGTATCCTCATCAATACGAACTGAGACATTTCCGTCATTGGCAGCTACCCATCCTAGTTGCCACATTTTATGACACACATCACAAATTTGTTCGCGTACTACTTGTTCATCAAAAGTCATAGTATCATCCCTTTCTGATTAATATATTAGCAACTGAAGAAAGCGGATACAATACGTGGATGAACTATTGAACATCCTTCAAATATTGTGCTATAATTTGTTCATAAATGTTCAAAAACGTTCAACTAGGGGGTTTTATTATGGTATCTTTCGAGCGAATGTCCCGTATTATGGATATTCTAACGAAAAGGAAAATCATCTCAACCTTTCAATTGGAAGCGTTGATGTACTGCTCCACCTCTACATTGAGGCGTGACCTGATTAAATTGGAAAAAGAAGGAAAAATCATTCGATCTCATGGTGAAGTTCGACTTGTTACTACAAACAATATTGAATACGCTTACGATAGCAGAAGCCATGAAGAAACTCAGGGAAAACAACAAATAGCGGAAACAGCCTCCACTTTTTTAACGGATAACCAATCGATTTTTATCGATAGTTCATCCACGTGCGCCACACTCGCTCCTCACTTAGGAACTCTTCAGAATTTACGTGTGATTACAAATGGGATCGAAATTGCACGTAAGTTGAACAATTATGAAAATATAACTTTGTTCTTCTGCGGAGGACATATCGGCTATGGAACAAACTCGGCTTTGGGAGATTTTGCGACGGGTTTTATCAATAATTTCCATGCTGATATTTGCTTTATGAGCTGTCGAGGGCTTGACCGTTTCGCTGCTTATGAAGCTAATCATAGTCAAGCACTTTTTAAGCAACAGATGATTGCAAACTCTGATGTTGCGATACTTCTTGCGGACCACTCAAAGTTTAATACGAGTCATTACTTCAAGTTATCTAATTACAATGCTATTGACTATATTGTAACCAATCAAGCTCCTGTCGAATCCTTTCAAGATACGGTGGGTGCTCAATGCGAAATTCTTTGGTAACAATAGAAAACAAAGATAAATAAATGAATTCAATTGAACATTTTGAAAGTGGACTATCTTCATCTCAAGTTAGTCATAGTTATCACTTAAATAAAAAACGCGCTACGATTGTAGCGCGTTTTTTATTTACTATGATTATGCTTTTAATTCTGCTGTTAAGCTTTCTAATTGGTCTACTAAATGTCCAACGTAAGCAATGGCTTGTTTTAATGGTTCATCTGTTGAAACATCACAACCCGCATGAATCGCTAAGTCTTTGGCAGACATGCTTCCACCTTTAGATAAAGTATCTAACCACACTTTAGCGTGTTCAGGATTCTCTTCGATTTGGTTGGCAATTGCAGTACCGATTGTAAGCCCTGCTGAATACGTATATGGATATAATCCCATGTAGTAGTGCGGTTGACGCATCCAAGTTAATTCTGCCCCTTCGTTGACATCTAAGCTGTCTCCAAAGAATTCTTGCATCACTTCTTTTTTCACATTTGATAATACATCCGCATTCAACATTTCGTTATTATCAATCATCTTGTAAATACGATCTTGGTACACAGCTTCCATGTAGTGCGTTACCATGTTGTGGAAGTACGTACGGCTAATCATATTACTGATCACCCAACGTTTGAAACGAGCGTCTGTGCTTGTCTTGAGTAAGTAGTTTGAAACAATCACTTCATTACATGTTGAAGGAGCTTCAACAAAGTATAACGAACATTCATTATTTAAAATCGATTGATGCTTCCCTGTTGACATGAAGTGGTATGCATGCCCTAATTCGTGCGCTAACACGAACACTTCGTTCATTTTACCTGTCCATGATAATAGGATAAATCCGGCAACGTTAGGAACAGTCGCACAGAATCCACCAGTGCTCTTACCAATGTTTTGTGGGAAGTCTGTCCAGCGTTTGTCATAACTTTCGTCAATCATCGCCTTGTAGTCTTCACCTAGAATACCTAAAGCTTTCTTCAAGTATTCACGAGATTCTTCAATCGTCATATCCACTTCGAATTCTGGATCTAAGTTGATTTTCGCATCCATGAATTGCATATCAGAGATGCCATGTTCTTTCGATAACAATTTAATATAGCGTTGCATATGAGGCGCTAAGTCTGTTATCAGCATACGAATTTGACGGTCGTATAATTCACGGTCTCCATCTTGTTCATCTAATAAGTAGTCAATCACGCTATCATAACCACGCATTGTTGCCATCATTTTTTCTTTCTTCAATTGAGAAATGTATTCATTGGCAACTGTATTTTTATATGCGTTTAATGTTTTATAGAAGCTCTTAGCCGCAGCACGACGCACTTCTTTATCAGGATCCATTTCATGTAAGTTTTCGTATAATACGAAGCTGTTTTCAAGTGTCTTGCCATTTGCTTCAAATGACTCGAATTGCATATCTTCGTGTTTTGTTACTTCATATAATTGATAGAAACTTGGTAAGCTGCTTAAGTTTGATAGCACTTGTTCTGCATCTTTAGAGAGCGTATGTTTCTTTTGACGAATCACTTTTTCAACAAAGTATGCTAAGTCTGGTCTCTTCTTGGCTACGAATTGATTTAAGAAATCTTCGTCTAATGAAATGAGTTCTGTCATCACAAAGCTCATATTTTCCGCATAGGATACGCTGACTGCTTCAAATGCTGTCGCATTTTCAATCACTTTTGGATTCAAACGGTCAACCGTCATTGGGAGTTCCGCATAATGAGAAGCGCGGTATACTGCTAATTCAATCGCTTCATATTGGCGAATCGCTTCATCTAATACTTCTAAATCCCCTAATTTATTTTCATATTTTTCTTTGAAAGCTTTCATTTCTTTCTTTAGTTTGTCCAACTCTGCATAAAATGCTTCGTCGCTTGGGTAAAGTAAAGTCATATCCCATGTAATAGAAGGATCTACTTCACTTCTTGGTACTAATTTAATTTCAGCCATAATTTCACTCCTTTTCAGTTAGTATCAATTATACACAATCTCCCTAGCGTTTGCTATACTAGGACTATTAGAAAATCGAAAGCAGGTGGCTCTTTGTATATTCAAAACAAACTTTCTAACAGTTCTCTTTTACTGTCTATTCCTCATAGTGGGCTCCATATTCCAGAAGAAATAGAAGTTCTTTGTAATCCACATGCCAAACGAAATCATACCGATTGGTTTCTTCCTGAATTAGTCGATTCTAATTCTTATACAATCATCCAAGCTACTGTTTCTAGATACATTGTTGATGTGAATCGATTTAAAATGACACAGAAACACTCCATTCAACCGATTATTCCTCGGACAGATGAAGAAGGTGTCCCTCTATTTAAAAACTTCCCTTCTAAACAGAAGCAAAGGCAATGGATTCAAGATTATTACGAGCCTTACTATCGTAAAATTCAAGAGCTCTTAACTCAAAAATTAAGCATTCACCAACAGGTTTTTCTTTTAGATTTACACAGTTATGATGATTCGCTTTTTCCTTCTCATGAAATGATACTCGCGAGCAGGAAACAGACTTCTATCAGTAAGAATTCCCTTCAGAGAA
This Granulicatella adiacens ATCC 49175 DNA region includes the following protein-coding sequences:
- a CDS encoding N-formylglutamate amidohydrolase, with amino-acid sequence MYIQNKLSNSSLLLSIPHSGLHIPEEIEVLCNPHAKRNHTDWFLPELVDSNSYTIIQATVSRYIVDVNRFKMTQKHSIQPIIPRTDEEGVPLFKNFPSKQKQRQWIQDYYEPYYRKIQELLTQKLSIHQQVFLLDLHSYDDSLFPSHEMILASRKQTSISKNSLQRIEALFQEQNLPTRLDTPFSGGSIVATFGKQERVQALQIEIPYSFYLNGKKPDDIKFNKLQKKLHHIFDQLNNENT
- the pepF gene encoding oligoendopeptidase F, whose protein sequence is MAEIKLVPRSEVDPSITWDMTLLYPSDEAFYAELDKLKKEMKAFKEKYENKLGDLEVLDEAIRQYEAIELAVYRASHYAELPMTVDRLNPKVIENATAFEAVSVSYAENMSFVMTELISLDEDFLNQFVAKKRPDLAYFVEKVIRQKKHTLSKDAEQVLSNLSSLPSFYQLYEVTKHEDMQFESFEANGKTLENSFVLYENLHEMDPDKEVRRAAAKSFYKTLNAYKNTVANEYISQLKKEKMMATMRGYDSVIDYLLDEQDGDRELYDRQIRMLITDLAPHMQRYIKLLSKEHGISDMQFMDAKINLDPEFEVDMTIEESREYLKKALGILGEDYKAMIDESYDKRWTDFPQNIGKSTGGFCATVPNVAGFILLSWTGKMNEVFVLAHELGHAYHFMSTGKHQSILNNECSLYFVEAPSTCNEVIVSNYLLKTSTDARFKRWVISNMISRTYFHNMVTHYMEAVYQDRIYKMIDNNEMLNADVLSNVKKEVMQEFFGDSLDVNEGAELTWMRQPHYYMGLYPYTYSAGLTIGTAIANQIEENPEHAKVWLDTLSKGGSMSAKDLAIHAGCDVSTDEPLKQAIAYVGHLVDQLESLTAELKA
- a CDS encoding DeoR/GlpR family DNA-binding transcription regulator; this translates as MVSFERMSRIMDILTKRKIISTFQLEALMYCSTSTLRRDLIKLEKEGKIIRSHGEVRLVTTNNIEYAYDSRSHEETQGKQQIAETASTFLTDNQSIFIDSSSTCATLAPHLGTLQNLRVITNGIEIARKLNNYENITLFFCGGHIGYGTNSALGDFATGFINNFHADICFMSCRGLDRFAAYEANHSQALFKQQMIANSDVAILLADHSKFNTSHYFKLSNYNAIDYIVTNQAPVESFQDTVGAQCEILW
- a CDS encoding class II aldolase/adducin family protein, which produces MTFDEQVVREQICDVCHKMWQLGWVAANDGNVSVRIDEDTIIATPTGISKSFITPEKLVKLNMKGEVIEANEGYRPSSEIKMHIRCYEERDDVRSVVHAHPPIATGFTLAHIPLDTYSLIESAIVIGSIPITPFGVPSTMEVPDAITPYLQEHDVMLLENHGALTVGSDVITAYYRMETLELVAKSTFHGRMLLLTKGIEEKEISREKLEQMFKMRENYKVTGRHPGYKKYNPDGTVREV